One stretch of Pseudoramibacter sp. DNA includes these proteins:
- a CDS encoding DNA methyltransferase, with translation MTDAEQREAARQFINRWQGKGNEDEDGRSYWIELLHDVLGMEDVTQHVNFEKKVYVDGNKKRIDAYLPETKVIIEQKSLGKALDQKIHNSGDIDLTPYEQAKRYSDNLDFSERARWIVTCNFAEIWIYDMNQVNTKDFEPTKIRLPELQDKYPMLDFLIKQDVKQVSPEMKVSIEAGNIVGKLYDAFAKEFGLPEGTPKKETPEEKAQREADLRSLNALCVRLVFCLYAEDAGIFDRASFHDYVASFEPQRLRGALKELFKILDTPIVERDRFLADDLAAFPYVNGGLFADESLEIPPFTEELKHVLLIDASENFDWRGISPTIFGAVFESTLNPETRRKGGMHYTSIENIHKVIDPLFLDDLKSEFAEIKAEQVWKTKKRQLEAFQRKLASLKWLDPACGSGNFLTETYLSVRRIENEVISELQHGQIMYALEGMRNPIQVSISQFYGIEINDFAVTVAKTALWIAESQMMQETISIIKMDLDFLPLTTNANIVEGNALRIDWNDVVPASELNYIMGNPPFVGYAYQSQEQKNDLKNIKAITKKSIDYVAGWYYKTAEYFNHTNIRAAFVSTNSICQGEQVVNVWQILFEHYQVHIDFAYRTFRWDSEANEKAHVHVVIVGFSQTANEKRKRIFDNDNVKEVDNISAYLVGSDNVFISRRTKPLSNVPAMTRGSQPTDNGNLILTEEEKNELIKAEPQAGVWIRPFMMGKDFINRKPRYCLWLVDADPKVLRKCPLVLKRIEAVKTFRLNSKKAATRKKAETPQLFDEIKAVNTNYVAIPVVSSERRRYIPIDLLSSKIIAGNKLFMMPNATPYEFGILTSNVHMAWMRTVCGRLKSDYSYSNTIVYNNFPWPTPTDKQKALIEKTAQGILDARDLYPDSSLADLYDPLTMPPELRKAHQMNDRAVMQAYGFSTKMSESDCVAELMKMYQRLTEK, from the coding sequence ATGACAGACGCAGAACAGCGCGAAGCAGCACGACAATTTATCAATCGATGGCAGGGCAAGGGCAACGAAGACGAAGACGGCCGGTCCTATTGGATCGAACTGCTGCACGACGTGCTCGGGATGGAAGATGTGACCCAGCATGTCAATTTTGAAAAGAAGGTTTATGTCGACGGCAATAAAAAGCGCATTGACGCCTACTTGCCAGAAACAAAGGTTATCATCGAGCAGAAGAGCCTGGGCAAGGCACTGGATCAAAAAATTCACAACTCCGGCGATATTGACTTGACGCCCTACGAGCAGGCGAAGCGCTACAGCGATAACTTGGATTTCTCGGAGCGAGCGCGGTGGATCGTGACCTGTAATTTTGCAGAAATCTGGATTTACGATATGAACCAGGTGAACACGAAGGATTTTGAGCCGACGAAGATCCGCCTGCCGGAGCTGCAGGACAAGTACCCGATGCTGGATTTTCTGATCAAACAGGACGTGAAGCAGGTCTCTCCTGAAATGAAGGTGTCGATCGAAGCCGGGAACATCGTCGGCAAGCTCTACGACGCTTTTGCCAAGGAGTTTGGCCTGCCGGAGGGAACGCCGAAAAAAGAGACGCCCGAAGAAAAGGCACAGCGCGAAGCGGATTTAAGAAGTCTGAACGCGTTGTGCGTCCGCCTGGTCTTCTGCCTGTACGCGGAGGACGCGGGGATTTTCGATCGGGCGTCTTTCCACGATTACGTCGCGAGCTTTGAGCCGCAGCGGCTCCGCGGCGCGTTGAAGGAATTGTTTAAAATCCTCGACACGCCGATCGTGGAGCGCGACCGTTTTCTCGCCGACGATCTCGCCGCCTTCCCCTACGTCAACGGCGGACTTTTTGCAGACGAGTCCCTTGAGATTCCGCCCTTTACCGAAGAACTGAAGCATGTGCTCTTGATCGACGCGTCGGAAAATTTCGACTGGCGGGGGATTTCCCCGACGATTTTCGGCGCAGTGTTCGAATCGACCTTGAACCCGGAAACACGGCGCAAGGGCGGGATGCACTACACGAGCATCGAGAACATTCACAAAGTCATCGATCCGCTGTTCCTCGACGATTTGAAATCCGAATTTGCCGAAATCAAAGCCGAGCAGGTTTGGAAGACGAAGAAGCGTCAACTCGAAGCGTTCCAGCGCAAGCTGGCGTCGCTTAAATGGCTGGACCCGGCCTGCGGCTCCGGCAACTTCCTAACCGAGACCTATTTGTCGGTGCGGCGAATCGAAAACGAGGTGATCTCCGAGTTGCAGCACGGGCAGATCATGTACGCGCTCGAAGGGATGCGCAACCCGATTCAAGTCTCGATTTCGCAATTCTACGGGATCGAAATCAACGACTTCGCCGTCACCGTCGCCAAGACCGCGTTGTGGATCGCCGAAAGCCAGATGATGCAAGAAACTATATCTATCATTAAGATGGACCTCGATTTTCTGCCGTTGACCACTAACGCCAATATCGTCGAAGGCAACGCCCTACGGATCGATTGGAATGACGTCGTGCCAGCAAGTGAGCTCAACTATATTATGGGGAATCCGCCGTTTGTGGGATACGCTTATCAGAGTCAAGAACAAAAAAATGATTTAAAAAATATCAAGGCTATAACGAAAAAAAGTATCGATTATGTCGCTGGATGGTATTACAAAACGGCAGAATATTTCAATCATACAAATATACGCGCGGCGTTTGTTTCAACGAATAGTATCTGCCAAGGTGAACAAGTTGTTAATGTATGGCAGATACTTTTCGAGCATTATCAGGTTCACATTGACTTTGCTTATCGCACCTTTAGATGGGATAGTGAAGCCAATGAAAAAGCACACGTTCATGTCGTTATTGTTGGATTTAGTCAAACAGCTAATGAAAAGAGAAAAAGGATCTTTGATAATGATAATGTAAAAGAGGTTGATAATATCAGTGCATACCTTGTTGGATCAGATAATGTTTTTATCAGTCGCAGGACCAAACCCCTTAGCAATGTTCCAGCCATGACACGGGGCAGTCAGCCGACAGATAATGGTAATTTAATTCTTACAGAAGAAGAGAAAAATGAATTGATAAAAGCAGAGCCACAAGCCGGCGTTTGGATTCGTCCGTTTATGATGGGTAAAGATTTTATCAATCGAAAACCGCGCTACTGTCTGTGGCTTGTCGATGCAGATCCGAAAGTTTTGCGGAAGTGTCCGTTAGTTTTAAAACGCATTGAAGCTGTCAAGACGTTTCGGTTGAACAGTAAAAAAGCCGCAACGCGCAAGAAAGCGGAAACACCGCAGTTATTTGATGAGATCAAAGCCGTTAATACAAATTATGTTGCGATTCCTGTTGTTTCTTCAGAACGGAGACGATATATCCCGATTGATTTATTATCTTCAAAAATAATAGCGGGAAATAAATTATTTATGATGCCAAACGCAACGCCTTACGAATTTGGCATTTTAACTTCAAACGTCCATATGGCATGGATGCGAACAGTTTGTGGAAGATTGAAATCAGATTATAGTTATTCCAATACCATTGTTTACAACAATTTCCCTTGGCCAACACCTACTGACAAACAAAAAGCGCTGATCGAAAAAACGGCGCAGGGGATTCTCGACGCCCGCGACCTTTATCCGGACAGTTCCCTAGCCGATCTTTACGACCCGCTGACGATGCCGCCGGAACTTCGCAAAGCACATCAGATGAACGACCGCGCGGTGATGCAGGCTTACGGCTTTTCGACGAAGATGAGCGAATCGGATTGTGTCGCGGAACTCATGAAGATGTATCAAAGGCTGACGGAAAAATGA
- a CDS encoding restriction endonuclease subunit S: MKTYVNATKLSEIIIPFPPLAEQKRIVAKIEELIPFVKSCRKKAPSSKMQERIKMKKFHNTMKSSGSTYE; encoded by the coding sequence ATCAAAACCTATGTTAATGCAACTAAATTGAGCGAAATAATTATACCGTTCCCACCACTCGCTGAACAGAAACGCATTGTTGCGAAGATTGAAGAATTAATACCCTTTGTTAAATCATGCAGGAAAAAGGCACCTTCTTCTAAAATGCAAGAAAGGATCAAAATGAAAAAGTTCCATAATACGATGAAAAGTTCAGGTTCTACTTATGAATAA
- a CDS encoding ATP-binding protein: MILREKYLSEIRGFYNSDLIKIITGVRRCGKSIILTQIMDEIRSFSENIIYLDFDDRSVTRFITKWEDICDYVNAHRSKEKAYIFLDEVQEIDGWASACRSLRRENCSVFISGSNSKLLSREFTKELSGRYVAFRIRPFIFQELQAYGKELGKEITILDYLKWGGFPKRIEFNTEEDQRRYLNDLDSTIVLNDIINRYHIRKTKEFQKVVDYILISNARSYSAKGIADFMRSNSVTVSANTVQKWISYMEEAYVIDKLPKYSRKAKQKLAQSKKIYDCDVGLNSLRVTNGRYDLTHNLENIVFNELIYMGYTVFVYDNAGREIDFLAEKDNKRYFIQVAYSVVENKAYDREFSAFKGLSQNDRKILITMDENDYSTSTVEHIPFKKFLMMKNLQQ, encoded by the coding sequence ATGATTTTACGTGAAAAATACCTTTCAGAAATCAGAGGATTTTATAATAGCGATCTAATTAAAATTATTACTGGCGTCAGGAGATGCGGAAAATCAATTATTTTGACACAAATTATGGATGAAATTCGTTCTTTTTCAGAGAATATTATCTATCTTGACTTCGACGATCGTTCTGTAACCAGATTCATCACAAAATGGGAAGATATTTGTGATTATGTCAATGCTCACAGATCAAAAGAAAAAGCTTATATTTTTCTCGATGAAGTTCAGGAAATCGATGGATGGGCTTCTGCATGTAGATCTTTAAGACGTGAAAATTGCTCAGTTTTCATTTCCGGATCAAATTCGAAATTACTTTCCAGAGAATTTACTAAAGAATTGTCTGGTCGCTATGTAGCATTTCGTATACGCCCATTTATCTTCCAGGAATTACAAGCTTATGGAAAAGAACTTGGAAAAGAAATCACTATTCTTGATTATCTGAAATGGGGTGGTTTTCCAAAAAGAATCGAATTTAATACAGAAGAAGATCAACGCCGATACCTAAATGACCTTGACAGTACCATCGTTCTGAACGATATCATCAATCGATACCATATTAGAAAAACAAAGGAATTTCAAAAAGTAGTCGATTATATTTTGATATCCAATGCAAGATCTTATTCTGCCAAAGGAATTGCCGATTTTATGCGATCCAATAGTGTAACCGTTAGTGCCAATACCGTACAAAAATGGATCTCATACATGGAAGAAGCTTACGTGATCGATAAACTTCCGAAATATTCAAGAAAAGCGAAACAAAAACTTGCTCAAAGTAAAAAAATCTATGATTGCGACGTGGGTCTGAATTCTTTACGCGTAACAAACGGCCGCTACGATCTGACACACAATCTTGAAAACATTGTTTTTAATGAACTAATTTACATGGGATATACGGTCTTTGTTTATGACAATGCAGGACGAGAAATAGATTTCCTCGCAGAAAAGGATAATAAACGCTATTTTATACAGGTTGCTTATTCTGTTGTAGAAAATAAAGCCTATGACCGAGAATTCTCAGCTTTTAAAGGCCTTTCTCAAAATGATCGAAAAATTCTGATTACCATGGATGAGAATGATTATTCTACATCCACTGTAGAACATATTCCCTTTAAAAAATTTTTGATGATGAAAAATCTTCAGCAATAA
- a CDS encoding PDDEXK nuclease domain-containing protein — MNNPIESDIQRFLLELGTGFTFLGREYRLAAGETEQFLDMLFIM; from the coding sequence ATGAATAATCCAATCGAAAGCGATATCCAGCGTTTTCTTTTAGAACTTGGAACTGGTTTCACATTCCTTGGACGGGAATATCGCCTCGCTGCTGGAGAAACGGAACAGTTTTTAGATATGCTTTTTATAATGTGA
- a CDS encoding DUF3784 domain-containing protein, with translation MTKEICIIFDLIMASIFLLIGILFYRSNGKAADFLTGYNTKSAEERKKYDEKKMCKDYGKRMMLWPIPFTIGAVIDFVFPMKGTLTAWIIWAVMLMLLLLERHKREKVN, from the coding sequence GTGACGAAAGAAATCTGCATTATTTTTGATTTGATAATGGCCTCCATTTTCTTATTGATTGGAATCTTATTTTATAGATCAAACGGAAAAGCGGCAGACTTTTTGACGGGATATAATACGAAGTCCGCTGAAGAACGCAAGAAGTACGATGAGAAGAAAATGTGCAAGGATTACGGGAAGCGGATGATGTTATGGCCGATCCCTTTCACAATTGGAGCTGTTATTGACTTTGTCTTTCCCATGAAGGGAACGCTGACTGCATGGATCATATGGGCAGTGATGTTAATGTTATTGTTGCTCGAAAGACATAAGAGAGAAAAAGTTAATTAG
- a CDS encoding ZIP family metal transporter, whose protein sequence is MHLIIFQGLMIPFIGTTLGAACVFLMKEQMSEGLQRALTGFAAGVMVAASIWSLLIPAMEQSAHLGRLAFLPAVGGFWGGTAFMLLLDELIPHLHLDEDQPEGLRSHLAKTTMMVLAVTLHNIPEGMAVGAVYAGLLLGSKSMTVSGAMALSLGIAIQNFPEGTIISMPLRAAGQSKAKAFLSGTGSGAVEPAAALLTILFADLVVPVLPALLGFAAGAMLYVVVEELVPEMSVGAHSNVGVMMFALGFSVMMVLDVVFG, encoded by the coding sequence ATGCATCTCATTATTTTTCAAGGATTGATGATCCCATTTATCGGCACGACCCTTGGGGCGGCCTGCGTCTTTTTAATGAAAGAGCAGATGTCAGAGGGACTGCAGCGCGCGCTGACCGGTTTTGCTGCCGGCGTCATGGTCGCGGCTTCAATTTGGAGCCTTTTGATCCCGGCGATGGAACAAAGCGCCCATCTCGGCCGGCTGGCTTTTCTGCCGGCCGTCGGCGGATTTTGGGGCGGCACCGCCTTCATGCTGCTCCTCGACGAGCTGATCCCCCATCTGCATCTCGACGAAGACCAGCCCGAGGGCCTCAGGAGTCATTTGGCCAAGACGACGATGATGGTCCTCGCCGTGACCCTTCACAACATTCCGGAAGGAATGGCCGTCGGTGCCGTTTACGCGGGGCTGCTCCTCGGCAGTAAAAGCATGACCGTGTCAGGGGCGATGGCCCTTTCTCTCGGCATTGCCATTCAAAATTTCCCGGAAGGCACGATCATTTCGATGCCTCTGCGCGCAGCGGGGCAGTCGAAGGCCAAGGCTTTTTTATCCGGCACTGGCTCCGGCGCTGTGGAACCGGCAGCGGCACTGCTGACCATTCTCTTCGCCGATCTCGTCGTGCCGGTGCTGCCGGCGCTTTTGGGGTTTGCCGCCGGCGCGATGCTTTACGTCGTCGTCGAAGAACTGGTTCCGGAAATGTCCGTCGGCGCCCATTCAAATGTCGGCGTCATGATGTTCGCCCTGGGTTTTTCGGTGATGATGGTCTTGGACGTCGTGTTTGGGTAA
- a CDS encoding nitroreductase family protein codes for MNTKVIRERKSVRTYRKQDIQEQTLNQVRDYLKQDTGLFDVPITFSILNAQEDHVGSPVILGADTYVAGKYKKQKNAELSFGYAFEKFVLYATSLGLGTVWLAATIDRKAFEKAMRLEEDEVMPAVTPLGYAAEKRSIRENMMRKGLKSDSRRPFEDLFFYEDFQNPLKAADAGRWQLPLEAVRIAPSATNKQPWRAVVEKEKVHFYEKKTKGYAKEATGDIQKVDLGIALCHFEIGAEESGLKGRWIQADPGIPSAEDTEYIATYMLEV; via the coding sequence ATGAATACAAAAGTAATAAGAGAAAGAAAAAGTGTACGCACCTATCGAAAACAAGATATTCAAGAGCAGACGCTGAACCAGGTAAGAGATTATCTGAAACAAGATACAGGCCTCTTCGATGTACCCATTACTTTTTCAATTTTGAATGCCCAGGAAGATCACGTCGGCAGCCCAGTGATTCTTGGCGCGGATACCTATGTTGCGGGTAAATACAAAAAGCAGAAAAATGCAGAACTTTCTTTTGGATATGCCTTTGAGAAATTTGTGCTTTACGCAACGTCCTTAGGGCTCGGAACAGTATGGCTGGCGGCAACCATCGACCGGAAAGCCTTCGAAAAGGCGATGCGTTTAGAAGAGGACGAAGTGATGCCGGCGGTCACGCCCCTGGGATATGCGGCAGAGAAACGCTCAATCCGTGAAAATATGATGCGAAAGGGATTGAAATCGGACAGCCGCCGCCCATTTGAAGATTTGTTTTTCTATGAAGATTTTCAAAATCCGCTCAAGGCGGCCGATGCCGGGAGATGGCAGCTGCCGCTGGAAGCGGTGCGGATTGCGCCTTCTGCCACAAACAAGCAGCCCTGGAGAGCCGTTGTCGAAAAGGAAAAGGTACATTTTTACGAAAAGAAGACGAAGGGGTACGCAAAGGAAGCGACCGGAGATATTCAGAAAGTGGACTTGGGAATCGCCCTTTGTCATTTCGAGATTGGCGCTGAAGAAAGCGGACTGAAGGGACGATGGATTCAGGCAGATCCTGGCATCCCGTCCGCGGAGGATACCGAGTATATCGCCACCTATATGCTGGAGGTATAA
- a CDS encoding Rrf2 family transcriptional regulator has product MDTKFSSAIHTLILISESETPMNSEQIAASVGTNASYIRKLTTRLSKAGIIEGRRGVSGFRMLKAPEVISLFDIYQAVMATDTLHLFDIHRNPNDTCIVGHHIRPVLGGMFRAMEEHVEEELSDMTLADCMQAMRQRIDESQNKEEHA; this is encoded by the coding sequence ATGGATACAAAATTTTCGTCTGCTATCCATACGCTGATCCTGATTTCTGAATCAGAGACGCCCATGAATTCCGAGCAGATCGCAGCGAGTGTCGGAACGAACGCGAGCTATATCCGCAAGCTGACAACAAGGCTCAGCAAGGCAGGCATCATTGAAGGGCGCCGCGGTGTCAGCGGCTTTCGGATGCTCAAGGCGCCGGAGGTCATCTCGCTTTTTGATATTTATCAGGCAGTGATGGCGACCGATACGCTGCATCTTTTTGATATTCATCGCAACCCCAATGACACTTGCATCGTCGGGCACCATATTCGCCCGGTTCTTGGCGGAATGTTTCGAGCAATGGAAGAACATGTAGAAGAAGAGCTTTCCGACATGACATTGGCGGATTGCATGCAAGCCATGCGCCAGCGCATCGATGAGAGCCAAAATAAGGAGGAGCATGCATGA
- a CDS encoding NADP-dependent oxidoreductase: protein MKAAILTHYDKKGTDLSVQDLAIPVPKNDEVLVKIKAAGVNPLDHMIIRGEVKLIVPYKTPLVMGNECAGVVEKVGKDVAGFKPGDRVYGRMPLKKIGAFAEYAAVQASALAHIPEYMSFEAAATVPLTALTAMQAFEIMQAKAGESVFISGGTGSLGAMAIPVAKSLGLHVATNGSAANEERVRKLGAETFIDYKKENYIDVLSDVDHVLDTLGDRELPNEFKVLKKGGTLVSLRGLPNGRFAKRSGMPLFKKALFQIAGSKYDKMAAKKDQTYDFLFVHEDGRQLEKIGRLFDGDHPLETSIDAVFSLNQVNAALAKVKRGISRGKTIIKIEA, encoded by the coding sequence ATGAAGGCCGCAATACTCACACACTACGATAAAAAGGGAACGGATTTATCCGTTCAAGATCTTGCAATTCCCGTTCCGAAAAATGATGAGGTCCTTGTAAAGATCAAAGCCGCAGGGGTCAATCCCTTAGATCATATGATCATTCGGGGCGAGGTGAAACTGATTGTGCCGTACAAAACGCCGCTTGTGATGGGCAACGAATGCGCCGGTGTGGTTGAAAAAGTAGGAAAAGATGTCGCGGGCTTTAAACCTGGGGATAGGGTTTACGGCAGGATGCCTTTGAAGAAAATCGGTGCTTTTGCAGAATACGCGGCGGTGCAAGCATCCGCACTGGCGCACATTCCAGAATATATGTCTTTTGAGGCAGCGGCAACGGTTCCGCTTACTGCCCTTACAGCGATGCAAGCCTTTGAAATCATGCAGGCGAAAGCAGGTGAATCTGTGTTTATCTCAGGAGGAACCGGAAGCCTTGGCGCGATGGCCATCCCCGTGGCAAAAAGTCTTGGTCTGCATGTGGCGACGAATGGGAGCGCGGCAAATGAGGAACGGGTCAGAAAACTGGGCGCAGAGACGTTCATTGACTATAAGAAAGAAAACTACATCGACGTATTGTCCGACGTGGACCATGTTCTGGACACTCTTGGAGATCGCGAACTTCCCAATGAATTCAAGGTGTTGAAAAAAGGCGGCACGCTGGTATCGCTTAGAGGATTGCCAAATGGCAGATTTGCAAAAAGAAGCGGGATGCCGCTTTTTAAGAAAGCGCTCTTTCAGATCGCCGGGAGCAAATATGATAAAATGGCCGCGAAAAAAGATCAGACCTATGATTTTCTCTTTGTACATGAGGATGGCCGCCAACTGGAGAAAATCGGCAGGCTGTTTGATGGGGATCATCCGCTGGAAACGTCTATTGACGCTGTCTTCAGCCTTAATCAGGTGAACGCAGCCCTGGCAAAGGTAAAGCGCGGCATTTCCAGAGGGAAGACCATTATTAAAATAGAGGCATGA
- a CDS encoding ArsR/SmtB family transcription factor, with the protein METIDTASICKALGDANRLKIVQTLSGCEKCACVILEALNISQPTLSHHMKILRDCGLVNVRKAGKWCYYSLNCDTLRAFQRFIASLDCTPAEQECVAGQCS; encoded by the coding sequence ATGGAAACCATCGATACCGCATCGATTTGCAAGGCCCTTGGCGATGCCAATCGCTTGAAAATCGTGCAGACGCTGTCGGGCTGTGAAAAATGCGCCTGTGTCATTTTGGAAGCGCTGAATATCTCTCAGCCGACGCTGTCTCACCATATGAAAATTCTGCGGGACTGCGGGCTGGTCAACGTCAGAAAAGCGGGCAAATGGTGTTATTATTCGCTGAACTGCGACACGCTCCGCGCCTTCCAGCGCTTTATCGCGTCGTTAGACTGCACGCCGGCCGAGCAGGAGTGTGTGGCGGGACAATGTAGCTGA
- the arsD gene encoding arsenite efflux transporter metallochaperone ArsD: protein MAENWYPVIDRDICRECGACIAMCGHGVYDRGAAPTPQVVNPAGCVDHCHGCGTRCPAGAITYFGEDTPWVPPKGKANQGETLTEKTDIHLGGKIMKKLKLFEPAMCCSTGLCGPSIDPELLRISTLIDDLKKAGVEVERFNLNSAPAAFAETETVKNMLAIRGTEALPITMLDDTVVLTDRYPSNAEVFGWLKLDGPKSDESDSDDDAGSGCGCGGGCCC from the coding sequence ATGGCTGAAAACTGGTACCCGGTTATCGATCGGGACATTTGCCGTGAGTGCGGCGCTTGCATTGCGATGTGCGGCCACGGGGTTTACGACCGCGGCGCGGCGCCGACCCCGCAAGTGGTCAATCCTGCGGGATGCGTCGATCATTGCCACGGCTGCGGGACACGCTGCCCGGCCGGCGCGATCACCTATTTTGGGGAAGATACCCCTTGGGTGCCGCCAAAAGGAAAGGCCAATCAGGGAGAGACATTAACGGAAAAAACGGATATACATTTAGGAGGCAAAATCATGAAAAAACTGAAATTATTTGAACCGGCTATGTGCTGCTCGACAGGGCTCTGCGGCCCGTCGATCGATCCGGAACTGCTGCGGATTTCGACGCTGATTGACGATTTGAAAAAAGCAGGCGTCGAAGTGGAACGGTTCAACTTGAACAGCGCACCAGCAGCCTTTGCTGAAACCGAAACGGTCAAAAACATGCTGGCGATCAGAGGCACAGAGGCGCTGCCGATTACGATGCTCGACGACACGGTCGTTTTGACCGACCGCTATCCGAGCAACGCGGAAGTTTTCGGCTGGCTGAAACTCGACGGGCCGAAGTCGGACGAATCGGATTCGGACGACGACGCGGGCTCTGGCTGTGGATGCGGCGGAGGCTGCTGCTGCTGA
- the arsA gene encoding arsenical pump-driving ATPase, with protein MRLFNPAEVTQTQYLFFTGKGGVGKTSTACATAVFLADQGKKVLLVSTDPASNLQDVFSADLDNKGTAIPEVPNLFVANLDPVEAAAAYRERAVAPYRGVLPESAIENMEEQLSGSCTTEIAAFNEFTEFLTDPAVQEKYDQIIFDTAPTGHTLRLLQLPSAWAGFIQQSKHGASCLGQLSGLDEKKQVYQQAVATLADPEQTTLVLVARPEETPLKEAARASRELRELGLNRQVLVMNAVAKKGSDPVSEALYDKQQRALAEMPEALRDMDTTQIPMRTYNITGIDNVRAMLRSDHAAAAEQTIDVSHLYQLADVVDDIAAHHRKVIFTMGKGGVGKTTVAAAIALDLSKKGKKVHLATTDPAAHLKFVLDANDGVCMSHIDEKEELKRYQREVIQEALATGISEDDLDYIKEDLRSPCTQEIAVFRAFADLVEQSENEIVVIDTAPTGHTLLLLESTDSYDKEIRRTQGKTPEAVKKLLPRLKSDETEVIIVTLPEATPVYEAERLEDDLKRAQISVKWWVVNQSFNGLDTTNPSLRAKAAHEAAWINRVDRRSGGHEALIPWKTGTLKGNTLTTL; from the coding sequence ATGAGATTATTTAATCCGGCGGAAGTCACGCAGACGCAGTACCTGTTCTTCACGGGAAAGGGCGGCGTCGGCAAGACTTCGACGGCCTGTGCTACAGCGGTATTCCTCGCCGATCAGGGAAAAAAAGTGTTGCTTGTCAGCACAGACCCGGCGTCCAATCTTCAGGACGTGTTTTCGGCAGATCTTGACAATAAAGGCACCGCGATTCCGGAAGTGCCCAATCTTTTCGTTGCCAATTTAGACCCGGTTGAGGCGGCCGCAGCGTACCGCGAGCGCGCAGTGGCACCGTATCGGGGGGTATTGCCGGAATCAGCCATTGAAAATATGGAAGAACAGCTGTCGGGGTCGTGTACGACAGAGATCGCCGCGTTTAATGAATTCACCGAATTTTTGACCGACCCTGCGGTTCAAGAAAAGTACGACCAGATTATTTTCGATACGGCGCCGACAGGGCACACCCTGCGCCTGTTGCAGCTGCCATCAGCCTGGGCGGGCTTTATTCAGCAGAGTAAGCACGGCGCGTCCTGTCTCGGGCAGCTCTCAGGCTTGGACGAAAAGAAGCAGGTGTATCAGCAGGCGGTGGCGACACTGGCGGATCCTGAGCAGACGACATTGGTGCTGGTCGCGCGGCCGGAAGAAACCCCGTTGAAGGAAGCGGCTCGGGCGTCCCGCGAATTGCGGGAGCTGGGCCTCAACCGGCAGGTGCTCGTCATGAACGCCGTCGCGAAAAAAGGCAGCGACCCGGTGTCCGAAGCGCTGTACGACAAACAGCAACGGGCCCTTGCGGAAATGCCGGAAGCCCTGCGGGACATGGACACCACTCAAATTCCGATGCGCACTTACAACATCACAGGAATCGACAACGTCCGCGCGATGCTGAGGAGCGACCACGCGGCAGCTGCAGAGCAGACGATTGACGTTTCCCATCTGTACCAGCTGGCGGATGTGGTCGACGACATCGCCGCCCATCACCGCAAGGTGATCTTCACCATGGGAAAAGGCGGTGTGGGGAAAACCACTGTCGCGGCAGCCATTGCCCTTGATCTGTCGAAAAAGGGGAAAAAGGTGCATTTGGCAACGACGGATCCGGCGGCCCATTTAAAATTTGTACTGGACGCCAACGATGGCGTGTGCATGAGTCATATCGACGAAAAGGAAGAACTGAAGCGATATCAGCGCGAAGTGATACAGGAAGCGCTCGCCACGGGGATTTCAGAAGATGATCTCGACTATATCAAAGAAGATCTCCGCTCACCCTGTACCCAGGAGATTGCGGTGTTCCGTGCTTTTGCCGATTTAGTCGAACAGTCTGAAAATGAAATTGTCGTGATCGACACGGCGCCGACTGGCCACACTCTGCTGCTGCTCGAATCGACAGACAGCTACGACAAGGAAATCAGGCGGACCCAGGGGAAAACGCCGGAAGCCGTGAAAAAACTTTTGCCGCGCCTCAAAAGCGATGAGACTGAAGTCATCATCGTGACCCTGCCGGAAGCGACGCCCGTATACGAGGCTGAACGGCTGGAGGATGATCTCAAACGCGCGCAGATCAGCGTGAAATGGTGGGTCGTCAACCAATCTTTCAACGGGCTCGACACGACCAATCCCTCCCTTCGCGCGAAAGCGGCTCACGAAGCGGCGTGGATCAACCGGGTTGATCGGCGCTCCGGCGGCCACGAAGCGCTGATCCCCTGGAAGACGGGAACTTTAAAGGGTAATACCCTGACAACATTATAA